The Dyadobacter sp. 676 DNA window CAACGGCGTCCAGCTGGGATCTGTAAACGTGGTAACCAATATATCCCCCTCTTCCAGGTCCGCGTCTTTCATATCCACAATCACGCGTGCCCGGCCTTCGGTCACACCGGATGAAACGGGCAGTCCCGCGATAGCGCCGGCAGGGAGGTTTTCGCGACTGTATTTGCCGGTAACGATTTCGCCCTCGGAAGTTATCACACGAGGAGGCGATAGCCGTTCATAAATCTGTTGCAGTGCTTTTCGTTCGGCGATCAATGTATCGCGGGCTTCTTGTGTCTCTACCAGTTCGCGGAGCTCTCCGAAAGTAAGATAATAAATATCTTCCCGGTCCCGGAGCACGCCTTTTTGTTCCAATCGGGCGGCTTCTTCCAGCAGCGCCTGTTTGTATATGAAATAACGGCTGACGATGTCGTACTTGGGGTATTCTCGATAGCCGGCAAGGTTTCGGAGCAGATCGATCATCCGCTTTGTCTCTGCGGCTTTCCAGTCACCGTCGGGCAAATGCCTCAAACGGTCCAGCAACTCCCCCTCCTTGTTCGACGCTTCCCGCTTTCCATGTTCGAATTTTTGTTTGCTGGTGCCGGGGGGCAGGTTTTTGATATTGCCCAGAATCACCGGTACGAGCGTCGCGGGCTTTTCGGTCCACCGGCTTTTTGTGATGTCGATTTCGCCCGCACACCGCATACCGTATTTTTCAAGAAAGCCTGCGATAGCTCCCCGCGTGACCTCGCCTCCATGCAAATGTGTCAAATCATCCAGGCACAGCTCCTCTTTCACATTTTGCAAGTAGTCTATTACCTCCGGATAGGGACGGATCGCATCGGCGACGTCCAGCAGATCGAGGCCCATTTCGGACGTAACATTGTTCGGGACCGATTGCGAAAGCACATCCGCGACATTCTTTTCACCCAGCCATTCGTCCATCCTGTCGTTCAGCCAGAATGCGGCGTTCATAGCCGTCATGATCACCCCGAGCGTTTTGGGGTTCGATAAATCTTTCCGCAATTGCCCGATCTCCGCCAGGATACAATCCATCAACTCCGGCCCCGACTTTGAGCGGATGTTTTGTTTCAGTGCTGCGATGGACGCCCTGCTGTTTTCAATCAGCTCGGTGACCACAGCGGGGTCGTACCCGATAAGCGTATCGAAATCGATAGGCCGCGGGACTTCCTTACCGGCGCCCGCCGGTGGTTCCTCTTCATTCAACCGGATGAAATCGTCCCGTTCGAGGAGGCTCGTCAATGCGCCATGCATAAGGGGATCGGATTTCGCCATGGCGTTCATCATCATGCTCTGGCGCGCGGGCGATGCGAGTTCGGGCGCAATATCTACAAACAGCCTTCCACCGGCAATGCTCATGGGCCTGGTGGCCGTCAGTTGCCATATCGACAAGCCGAGCGGTTTCATTGCGTCGGTCATCATCTGCTGGTGGCCTACGGAAATGTACACATGGTTTTGGTCGTCGCCCGCCTCGGGAACCGGAAACAAAGTTGTGATCGGCCGGCTCTGGACTATGTATATGACATCGTTGGCGATGCACCATTCGATATCCTGCGGAGAGCCAAAATGCGCCTCGATGCGCCTGCCTGCCCTTTCAAGCGCCAGAATCTGCATGTCCGTCAGCACCTGCCTGGTTTGCCGCCCGGCTTCGACCTCTTCTATCCGGGTACCGCCGTCCGCTGCTGCATAAACCGCCACCTTCTGGGTGGAAATTTGCCTTTCTGCTATCCTGCCGTCGCGAACCTTGTAGCTGTCGGCGTTCACCAGGCCGGATACCAACGCCTCTCCGAGGCCGAAACCGGCGTCGATAGACACTACCTTCCTGTTCCCGGTAACGGGGTCGGCCGTGAACAGTATCCCTGCCGATTCGGGGAAAACCATCCGCTGGACCACCACCGCCAGCCGGACCTTGCGATGATCGAAACCGTTCCGTATCCGGTAAATGATGGCACGGTCGGTAAATAACGAAGCCCAGCATTTGGCGACATGCTTCAAAACGGCCTCTGTTCCGACGACATTCAGATAGCTGTCCTGCTGCCCGGCGAATGATGCACCCGGCAAATCCTCCGCCGTTGCACTGGAACGCACGGCATAGGCCGCATCGGGGCCGGAACCGGCGAGTTGGTGAGCGATTCCGTCGCGGATCGCATCCGGAACAGGCGTCGCCTCGATGGTCCGGCGGATTTTAGCGCCCAGTTCGGCGATCTCGTCGCTGTTTTCGGCGGTCAGAGCCGACAGCCGATCGAGTTCCGCCTGTACCCGCGCTTCCCGCATTATTGTTTGAAAAGCCTCCGTGGAAACACAGAATCCCGCCGGTACATGTATCCCTTCGATGCGGCATAATTCGCCTAGGTTCGCGCCTTTTCCTCCGGCCTCGGGCAGCATTTCCTTGCCGATCTCCCGAAGATCGATTACATACTTGTCCATGCTGCGGTTATTGTTTGTTGAGCGTTGCGGTTGTCTCATTCATCAGATCGATCGCTTTCAGGAAATAGGTCTCGATAACCCGCATTTCTTCCTCCGAAAACGAGGCGATCAGGGCTTCCGACTGCCTTCGAAACTCCCGGTAGAGAGGTTCCAGCAAGGCCATGATCTTCTCCGTGTCCGGCTCGACAAGCACTTTTCGTCTGTCCTCCTCCGCGAAACGCCTCTTAACCAGGCCTTTCTTTTCAAAACGGTCGATCAAACCCGTAACCGCGCCGGTAGTGAGGCCAGTCAGACCGGCAAGCTCGCCGGCCGACATTTGTCCTTTTTGTATTAAAAACCCAAGGTATTTATGATCGGTACCCGAAAGTCCCGCCCTGCGGCCGACGGCCTCGTGCATTCGAATGGAGTCGTATGCGTACCTTTGGCTGAGCCTCCGTACCCGCGTTACCAGTTCCTCTTTCATTATATCTCAAAAGCTAAATATCTTAGCTGCAAAGATATTTGCGTTCCGGTTCATATCCAAACACGGAAACCCTCGGATTCTGATCGCCACAATTTTTACGCTTACCCTTCGCTTTTCGCCCTCTCGCGCAACGCAGGTGCCCCGGCCGGCGTTGCGCATCCGCGGCCCGGTCCTCTACTCCGTTCGCAGCGAAACGACCGGGCTGACGAGCGCCGCCCGGATGCTCTGGAAACTCACCGTACCCAGCGTGATCGCCATCGCCCCGACGCCCGTCGCCGCGAAAACCCACCACGAAGGCTCGATCCGATAAGTATATTTTTGAAGCCAGGTATTCAGCAAATAATAGGCAAGCGGCGTGGCGATACCGAACGCTATCGTAACGAGCAAGATAAATTCGTTCGACAGGAGCCGCCAGACACTTGCAACCGAGGCGCCGAGC harbors:
- the rph gene encoding rifamycin-inactivating phosphotransferase produces the protein MDKYVIDLREIGKEMLPEAGGKGANLGELCRIEGIHVPAGFCVSTEAFQTIMREARVQAELDRLSALTAENSDEIAELGAKIRRTIEATPVPDAIRDGIAHQLAGSGPDAAYAVRSSATAEDLPGASFAGQQDSYLNVVGTEAVLKHVAKCWASLFTDRAIIYRIRNGFDHRKVRLAVVVQRMVFPESAGILFTADPVTGNRKVVSIDAGFGLGEALVSGLVNADSYKVRDGRIAERQISTQKVAVYAAADGGTRIEEVEAGRQTRQVLTDMQILALERAGRRIEAHFGSPQDIEWCIANDVIYIVQSRPITTLFPVPEAGDDQNHVYISVGHQQMMTDAMKPLGLSIWQLTATRPMSIAGGRLFVDIAPELASPARQSMMMNAMAKSDPLMHGALTSLLERDDFIRLNEEEPPAGAGKEVPRPIDFDTLIGYDPAVVTELIENSRASIAALKQNIRSKSGPELMDCILAEIGQLRKDLSNPKTLGVIMTAMNAAFWLNDRMDEWLGEKNVADVLSQSVPNNVTSEMGLDLLDVADAIRPYPEVIDYLQNVKEELCLDDLTHLHGGEVTRGAIAGFLEKYGMRCAGEIDITKSRWTEKPATLVPVILGNIKNLPPGTSKQKFEHGKREASNKEGELLDRLRHLPDGDWKAAETKRMIDLLRNLAGYREYPKYDIVSRYFIYKQALLEEAARLEQKGVLRDREDIYYLTFGELRELVETQEARDTLIAERKALQQIYERLSPPRVITSEGEIVTGKYSRENLPAGAIAGLPVSSGVTEGRARVIVDMKDADLEEGDILVTTFTDPSWTPLFVSARGLVTEVGGLMTHGAVIAREYGLPAVVGVENATRLIRDGQRIRVNGTEGFVEILQD
- a CDS encoding MarR family transcriptional regulator, whose protein sequence is MKEELVTRVRRLSQRYAYDSIRMHEAVGRRAGLSGTDHKYLGFLIQKGQMSAGELAGLTGLTTGAVTGLIDRFEKKGLVKRRFAEEDRRKVLVEPDTEKIMALLEPLYREFRRQSEALIASFSEEEMRVIETYFLKAIDLMNETTATLNKQ